In one Candidatus Palauibacter australiensis genomic region, the following are encoded:
- the ruvC gene encoding crossover junction endodeoxyribonuclease RuvC, translating to MLGVDPGTRATGYGFVEGRRPEGSAHRLIECGVVRPRGEDLSSRLVDIHTAALELIDRLEPTCVAIEAAFHGRNARTALVLGHARGVLVLAAALRGLPVHEYAPREVKKRVVGTGAASKEQVGFMVKHHLRLGEPPRPADAADGCAVALCHLLGGPIR from the coding sequence GTGCTGGGCGTCGACCCCGGCACGCGGGCGACCGGTTACGGCTTCGTCGAAGGGCGCCGCCCGGAAGGGAGTGCGCATCGCCTCATCGAGTGCGGCGTCGTGCGGCCGCGCGGAGAGGACCTCTCCTCGCGTCTCGTGGACATCCACACGGCGGCGCTCGAGCTCATCGACCGGCTCGAGCCGACGTGCGTGGCGATCGAGGCCGCCTTTCACGGACGGAACGCGCGCACGGCGCTCGTGCTCGGGCACGCGCGCGGCGTCCTCGTGCTCGCGGCGGCGCTCCGGGGTCTGCCGGTGCACGAGTACGCGCCGCGCGAAGTCAAGAAGCGCGTCGTGGGGACGGGCGCCGCGAGCAAGGAGCAGGTCGGTTTCATGGTCAAGCACCATCTGCGGCTCGGCGAGCCGCCGCGTCCGGCGGATGCGGCGGACGGCTGCGCGGTCGCGCTCTGTCACCTCCTCGGGGGACCGATCCGGTGA
- a CDS encoding YebC/PmpR family DNA-binding transcriptional regulator, giving the protein MAGHSKWSKIKRQKAVTDQAKGKLFSKLGREIAVAAREGGGDPDFNPRLRTAIDNAKSQRMPADNIDRAVRRGTGDLPGASFEEVTHEGYAPGGAALYLECLTDNPRRTLAELRHLLDKRGGNLGQSGSVAWMFERKGQILVSSDECDEDEALDAALEAGAENFESEDGVYVVTTTAPDFHDVLGALRDGGLPVAEAELAMVPSNTVKLEGREAEKVLAVLHALDEHDDVLKVNTNVDLEEAEGAG; this is encoded by the coding sequence GTGGCAGGCCATTCGAAGTGGTCGAAGATCAAGCGCCAGAAGGCGGTGACCGACCAGGCGAAGGGGAAACTGTTCTCCAAGCTCGGTCGCGAAATCGCCGTGGCGGCGCGGGAAGGCGGAGGAGATCCCGACTTCAATCCGCGCCTGCGGACCGCGATCGACAACGCGAAGAGCCAGCGAATGCCGGCCGACAACATCGATCGCGCGGTGCGGCGCGGGACGGGGGACCTGCCGGGCGCGAGCTTCGAGGAGGTCACGCACGAGGGCTACGCGCCGGGCGGCGCGGCCCTCTACCTCGAGTGCCTCACGGACAACCCCCGGCGCACGCTGGCCGAACTCCGGCACCTGCTCGACAAGCGCGGCGGCAACCTGGGCCAGAGCGGGTCCGTCGCGTGGATGTTCGAACGCAAGGGCCAGATCCTCGTGTCCTCCGACGAGTGCGATGAGGACGAGGCGCTCGATGCGGCGCTCGAGGCGGGGGCGGAGAACTTCGAGTCCGAGGACGGAGTGTACGTGGTCACGACGACGGCGCCCGACTTCCACGACGTCCTCGGCGCGTTGCGCGACGGCGGGCTTCCTGTCGCGGAAGCCGAACTCGCGATGGTGCCCAGCAACACGGTGAAACTGGAGGGGCGCGAAGCGGAGAAGGTGCTCGCCGTCCTGCACGCGCTCGACGAGCACGACGACGTGCTGAAGGTGAACACGAACGTGGATCTGGAGGAGGCGGAGGGGGCGGGCTGA
- the fusA gene encoding elongation factor G, which translates to MASAASEYQTRNLRNVVLFGHGGAGKTTLVDSMCYIAGGTTRKGDVQKGNALTDFTPEETGHKISINLSVAHAVRNGVRINLIDTPGYLDFLGEVVAGIRVADAGICVIDAISGVEVGTEKTWAAADAASLPRAVFVSMMDRDNADFRNTLGQIRDELTAAAMPVHVPIGAGADFSGFVDLLTMKAHTSRGGDRGATDVAEASADVASEVEDLREELIEAIVSGDDDLLEAYFEGEELDPGRLAEVFAEAIRSGDIVPVFCGSCQTSAGVPALMDRIVELFPSPDRAAPRTARDGSGEVSLDPGAASPTAALVFKTTSEPHVGDLSYFRVFSGRIANGVTLANPDRSASERIAHLAIPHGSRRIDVEALNPGDIGVVTKLKDTHTGDTLCDSGSQLSFGGIEWPRPDLSLAVTARTRADEDKIGSGLAKLHEEDPTFSSGYDPERGQTIIRGLGEIHLNISLEKMTRKYGVNVDTHQPNIAYRETITKTAEGQGRHKKQSGGRGQFGDCHIRLSPLPRGEGYKFVDSIKGGVIPTKFVPAVGKGIGQASDRGVLAGYPLVDFQAECYDGSHHSVDSSDIAFQIAGSIAFQKVARDANPVILEPIMEVEVETPEEYMGEVMGDLNQRRGRVLGMDSKGRRQVVKAHVPQAELYKYSAALRSLTHGKATHTRSLAAYEQVPPHVQEKVIAESQRDDD; encoded by the coding sequence ATGGCGTCTGCCGCCTCGGAATATCAAACGCGGAACCTTCGCAACGTCGTCCTCTTCGGGCACGGAGGAGCCGGAAAGACGACGCTCGTGGACTCGATGTGCTACATCGCCGGCGGGACCACCCGGAAGGGCGATGTCCAGAAGGGAAACGCGCTCACCGACTTCACGCCGGAAGAGACCGGCCACAAGATCTCGATCAACCTCTCCGTCGCCCACGCCGTCCGGAACGGCGTGCGGATCAACCTCATCGACACCCCCGGCTACCTGGACTTCCTGGGCGAAGTCGTGGCGGGAATCCGCGTGGCGGACGCCGGTATCTGCGTCATCGATGCGATCTCCGGCGTTGAAGTGGGGACGGAGAAGACCTGGGCCGCCGCAGACGCCGCGAGCCTCCCGCGGGCCGTCTTCGTCTCGATGATGGACCGGGACAACGCGGACTTCCGCAACACGCTCGGTCAGATCCGCGACGAACTCACCGCCGCGGCGATGCCGGTCCACGTCCCCATCGGAGCGGGTGCCGATTTCAGCGGCTTCGTCGACCTCCTCACGATGAAGGCCCACACCTCCAGGGGCGGGGACAGGGGCGCGACCGACGTCGCCGAGGCGTCCGCCGATGTCGCGTCGGAGGTGGAGGACCTCAGGGAGGAACTCATCGAGGCGATCGTGTCGGGGGATGACGACCTGCTGGAAGCCTATTTCGAGGGAGAGGAACTCGATCCCGGCCGGCTCGCCGAGGTGTTCGCGGAGGCGATCCGCTCCGGCGACATCGTCCCCGTGTTCTGCGGCTCGTGCCAGACGAGCGCGGGCGTGCCGGCCCTCATGGACCGCATCGTGGAGCTCTTCCCCTCGCCCGACCGCGCCGCGCCCCGGACGGCGCGCGACGGAAGCGGCGAAGTGTCGCTCGATCCGGGAGCCGCGTCGCCCACGGCGGCGCTCGTCTTCAAGACGACGTCCGAACCCCACGTCGGCGACCTGAGCTATTTCCGCGTCTTCTCCGGCCGCATCGCGAACGGCGTCACGCTCGCGAACCCCGACCGGTCCGCGAGCGAGCGCATCGCGCACCTCGCGATTCCGCACGGGTCGCGCCGCATCGACGTCGAGGCGCTGAACCCCGGCGACATCGGGGTCGTGACCAAGCTCAAGGACACGCACACCGGCGACACCCTCTGCGACAGCGGGAGCCAGCTCTCCTTCGGCGGCATCGAGTGGCCCCGGCCCGACCTCTCGCTCGCGGTCACGGCCCGCACGCGAGCCGACGAGGACAAGATCGGCAGCGGCCTGGCGAAGCTGCACGAGGAGGACCCGACCTTCTCCTCCGGCTACGATCCCGAGCGCGGACAGACGATCATCCGCGGACTGGGGGAGATCCACCTCAACATCTCGCTGGAGAAGATGACCCGGAAGTACGGGGTCAACGTGGACACGCACCAGCCGAACATCGCCTACCGCGAGACGATCACGAAGACGGCGGAGGGGCAGGGGCGCCACAAGAAGCAGTCGGGCGGGCGCGGGCAGTTCGGCGACTGCCACATCCGGCTCAGCCCGTTGCCGCGCGGGGAAGGGTACAAGTTCGTCGACTCCATCAAGGGCGGCGTGATCCCGACGAAGTTCGTCCCGGCCGTGGGGAAGGGGATCGGGCAGGCCTCGGACCGGGGCGTCCTCGCCGGCTACCCGCTCGTCGACTTCCAGGCCGAGTGCTACGACGGATCGCACCACTCCGTGGACAGCTCGGACATCGCCTTCCAGATCGCGGGATCCATCGCCTTCCAGAAGGTGGCGCGGGACGCGAACCCCGTGATCCTCGAGCCGATCATGGAGGTCGAGGTCGAGACGCCCGAGGAGTACATGGGCGAGGTGATGGGAGACCTCAACCAGCGGCGGGGGCGCGTGCTCGGCATGGACTCGAAGGGGCGGCGTCAGGTCGTGAAGGCCCACGTCCCCCAGGCCGAACTCTACAAGTATTCCGCCGCGCTGCGCTCCCTGACGCACGGTAAGGCGACGCACACGCGCAGCCTGGCTGCGTACGAGCAGGTTCCTCCGCATGTTCAGGAGAAGGTGATCGCCGAGTCGCAGCGCGACGACGACTAG
- a CDS encoding rhomboid family intramembrane serine protease, whose protein sequence is MMRRSAYQTGGVRFGHGFPMSRWVLRLMIANFAIFLLMAMRIVPIGAVDWLGFAVPGFLTRPWTIVTYMFVHGGFMHVLMNMLALFFFGPPLEQKWGTRFFLRFYLVTGLGAAAFSVLLYSLTGPTIMVGASGAIFGILVAFALNWPDAKIYLYFVFPVPAKWFVAALGAFTLLSTVQGSADGVAHWAHLGGLVTGFVYLRYGERIGRLANSVFYKERPAAPRRKARRAAPPPDPTPRRRRPRADGDSLDEVDRILDKIRASGMDSLSARERAFLDEVSRQYQETQGTRKKTRTH, encoded by the coding sequence ATGATGAGACGGTCCGCGTACCAGACCGGCGGGGTCCGCTTCGGCCACGGCTTCCCGATGAGCCGCTGGGTGCTGCGCCTCATGATCGCGAACTTCGCGATCTTTCTCCTCATGGCGATGCGGATCGTGCCCATCGGAGCGGTCGACTGGCTCGGCTTCGCCGTCCCGGGCTTCCTCACGCGCCCCTGGACCATCGTCACCTACATGTTCGTGCACGGCGGCTTCATGCACGTGCTCATGAACATGCTCGCCCTCTTCTTCTTCGGCCCGCCGCTCGAACAGAAGTGGGGCACCCGGTTCTTCCTCCGCTTCTATCTCGTGACCGGCCTCGGGGCGGCGGCCTTCTCCGTCCTGCTCTACTCGCTCACCGGCCCGACGATCATGGTGGGGGCTTCGGGCGCCATCTTCGGCATCCTCGTGGCCTTCGCCCTCAACTGGCCGGACGCGAAGATCTACCTCTATTTCGTCTTTCCCGTGCCGGCGAAGTGGTTCGTGGCCGCGCTCGGTGCCTTCACCCTCCTCTCGACCGTACAGGGGTCGGCCGACGGCGTGGCGCACTGGGCGCACCTCGGCGGCCTCGTGACCGGGTTCGTCTATCTCCGATACGGAGAACGCATCGGCCGCCTCGCCAACAGCGTCTTCTACAAGGAACGGCCGGCAGCCCCGCGCAGAAAGGCGCGGCGCGCCGCACCGCCGCCGGACCCCACCCCTCGCCGGCGCCGCCCCCGGGCGGACGGGGATTCCCTCGATGAGGTGGACCGGATCCTCGACAAGATCCGCGCGAGCGGCATGGACTCCCTCTCGGCGCGCGAACGCGCCTTCCTCGACGAGGTGAGCCGGCAGTACCAGGAGACACAGGGCACGCGGAAGAAGACCCGCACCCACTAG
- the ddlA gene encoding D-alanine--D-alanine ligase, which translates to MAEARLRVGVLFGGESPEHEVSLRSAKNVIEAIDRERCDIVLIGIDRRGRWHLADESRFLRHASDPRRIRLPDAPVRLALTPGRRPRIVPVAPAEPAEPRDPGEREGAGEGRLEPAELPELDVIFPVLHGPFGEDGTVQGLLRLAHLPFVGPGILGSAVCMDKDVAKRLLRDAGLPVAPFITVLSRRGAPSWDEAVAALDVPIFVKPANMGSSVGVSKVETDPEYRRALDEAFSFDTKVLLERTIRGREIELSVLGNEAPEASVPGEIAPTHAFYSYEAKYLDQGGADLLIPADLDAETTARAQEIAARAFRVLCCEGMARVDLFLTTEACGPLPAGSLVVNEINTLPGFTRISMYPKLWEASGVPYPELIDRLLRLAIERAERDERLASAIDLQGDGEAGAG; encoded by the coding sequence GTGGCTGAGGCCCGTCTGCGCGTTGGCGTGCTCTTCGGCGGCGAGTCCCCGGAGCACGAAGTATCGCTGCGCTCGGCGAAGAACGTCATCGAGGCGATCGACCGCGAGCGCTGCGACATCGTGCTCATCGGGATCGACCGCCGCGGCCGCTGGCACCTCGCCGACGAATCGCGCTTTCTCCGGCACGCCTCGGACCCGCGGCGCATCCGCCTCCCGGACGCGCCGGTCAGGCTCGCCCTGACGCCCGGCCGCCGCCCCCGGATCGTACCCGTCGCCCCCGCCGAACCCGCCGAACCCCGCGATCCCGGCGAGCGCGAGGGCGCCGGCGAGGGACGTCTGGAGCCAGCCGAGTTGCCGGAACTCGACGTCATCTTTCCCGTCCTGCACGGTCCCTTCGGCGAGGACGGCACCGTGCAGGGGCTGCTGCGGCTCGCGCACCTCCCCTTCGTCGGGCCGGGCATCCTCGGCTCGGCCGTGTGCATGGACAAAGACGTGGCCAAGCGGCTGCTGCGCGACGCGGGCCTCCCCGTCGCGCCCTTCATCACCGTCCTCTCCCGGCGCGGGGCCCCCTCGTGGGACGAGGCCGTGGCCGCCCTCGACGTCCCGATCTTCGTCAAGCCGGCGAACATGGGATCGTCGGTCGGCGTTTCGAAGGTCGAGACGGATCCCGAATACCGGCGGGCGCTCGACGAGGCCTTCTCCTTCGACACCAAGGTGCTCCTCGAACGGACGATCCGGGGCCGGGAGATCGAGCTCTCCGTACTCGGGAACGAGGCGCCGGAGGCCTCGGTCCCGGGGGAGATCGCCCCCACGCACGCCTTCTACTCCTACGAAGCGAAATACCTGGATCAGGGCGGCGCGGACCTGCTCATCCCGGCGGACCTCGACGCCGAGACGACGGCGCGGGCGCAGGAGATCGCCGCCCGCGCCTTCCGCGTGCTATGCTGCGAGGGGATGGCGCGCGTCGACCTTTTCCTCACGACGGAGGCTTGCGGCCCGCTCCCGGCGGGTTCACTGGTGGTGAACGAGATCAACACGCTCCCGGGCTTCACCCGGATCAGCATGTACCCCAAGCTCTGGGAGGCGAGCGGCGTGCCCTATCCGGAACTCATCGACCGTCTGCTGCGGCTGGCGATCGAGCGCGCGGAGCGCGACGAGCGGCTCGCCTCCGCCATCGACCTCCAGGGCGACGGCGAGGCGGGCGCGGGATGA
- a CDS encoding energy transducer TonB: protein MPSGPRRHPASGVLAVIAALAVAAATGCADDPGPEVGALRVDQLREGGLVWPVLETPSSPAFPYPAEALEEGAGGEILLRIRISASGRVDSVAVVTSSGHAILDSAAVEGARLLRYRPARHGGAPTAIWARLPISYPVPVSGG, encoded by the coding sequence ATGCCTAGCGGCCCCCGGCGGCACCCCGCGTCCGGGGTCCTTGCGGTTATCGCCGCGCTTGCGGTCGCCGCGGCCACCGGGTGCGCGGACGATCCGGGCCCCGAGGTCGGCGCGCTTCGCGTGGACCAGCTTCGCGAAGGCGGCCTCGTGTGGCCCGTGCTCGAGACCCCGTCATCCCCCGCGTTCCCCTATCCGGCCGAGGCCCTCGAGGAAGGCGCGGGCGGAGAGATCCTCCTCCGCATTCGGATCTCGGCCTCCGGACGCGTCGACTCGGTCGCGGTCGTCACGTCCTCGGGACATGCGATCCTCGACTCGGCCGCGGTGGAGGGCGCCCGCCTCCTCCGGTACCGGCCCGCGCGGCACGGCGGCGCCCCCACCGCCATCTGGGCGCGACTCCCCATCAGCTATCCCGTGCCGGTGTCCGGTGGCTGA
- the mutS gene encoding DNA mismatch repair protein MutS translates to MMAAATPDPAGHSPLIRQYLDIKSRHPDSLLFFRVGDFYEMFFEDAEEGSGLLGLTLTARNNGGKRDVPLAGVPVKAVNEYVSRLLEMGRRVAICEQLEDPAEARGIVKRDVVEIITPGTVLEDRLLAAGRNNYVVAIAGDAPFGLAAVDLSTGEFELREVAAPDLDDELGRIEPAEIVIPEETEAPGGPWHLTERPAWRFDASLGEERLREWFGVASSTGFGLDPARDPLLLAASGALLGYLDEVRPAGLDHLRPPRVDRAGRLMYLDEMTRRNLELVEPLRPGEGASLLALVDRTRTPMGARLLRRRLLRPLVVRGEITVRLDAVQELFERAEERERIRAALRPIRDLERLAARVATGRAAPRELLGLGLSLDALPGLAAALSPLEAGRLSELRSGFDPLRDVAARIDEAIDPDAPHALKDGGVIRTGFSAELDEVRGVRGGAVEFIAGMQVRERERTGIDTLKIGFNKVFGYYLEVTRSKLDRVPEEWTRRQTLTNAERYLTPELKEWEAKVLGAEDEITRLEAQLFHTLRDAIAAEVGRIQTTAALVAEIDFLACLAEVAAAEDYVRPRLSDDIVFDIEAGRHPVVEAAVARDTFIPNDMRLDEERRTLIVTGPNMAGKSTVLRQAGLIALMAHIGSFVPARRAHLGVCDRVFTRVGASDNLAAGQSTFMVEMTETATILHGATERSLVLLDEIGRGTSTYDGLSIAWAVTERLHELGARTVFATHYHELVGLAESLPRAAASNVAVRETGQDIVFLYRLQPGGSDRSYGVHVARLAGLPPDVVGRAARILGVLESGPWGAGGRGAALAEAGMGQLSLFEAAAPGPEGRQAPSGAPGDDESADIAAARAVLDKLAALELDGMTPLEALNTLAEWKAFGDA, encoded by the coding sequence ATGATGGCCGCGGCCACCCCGGACCCGGCTGGGCACTCGCCGCTCATCCGGCAGTATCTCGACATCAAGTCGCGCCATCCCGATTCGCTCCTCTTCTTCCGGGTCGGCGATTTCTACGAGATGTTCTTCGAGGACGCGGAGGAGGGGAGCGGCCTGCTTGGCCTCACCCTTACGGCGCGCAACAACGGCGGAAAGCGGGACGTCCCCCTGGCGGGCGTTCCCGTGAAGGCCGTGAACGAGTACGTCTCCCGCCTGCTCGAGATGGGGCGCCGCGTGGCGATCTGCGAGCAACTCGAGGATCCGGCCGAGGCCCGGGGGATCGTGAAGAGGGATGTCGTCGAGATCATCACTCCGGGCACCGTCCTCGAGGACAGGCTCCTCGCCGCGGGCCGCAACAACTACGTGGTCGCGATCGCCGGAGACGCCCCGTTCGGGCTCGCCGCGGTCGACCTCTCGACCGGCGAGTTCGAGCTTCGCGAGGTGGCGGCGCCGGATCTCGACGACGAACTCGGGCGAATCGAGCCGGCCGAGATCGTGATCCCCGAGGAGACGGAGGCGCCGGGCGGCCCCTGGCACCTGACCGAGCGGCCCGCCTGGCGCTTCGACGCTTCGCTCGGGGAAGAGCGGCTGCGGGAGTGGTTCGGGGTCGCCTCCTCGACCGGCTTCGGCCTCGACCCCGCGCGCGACCCGCTTCTCCTTGCGGCGAGCGGCGCCCTCCTCGGCTACCTCGACGAGGTGCGGCCGGCCGGCCTCGACCACCTGCGGCCGCCGCGCGTGGACCGAGCCGGGCGCCTCATGTACCTCGACGAGATGACCCGGCGGAACCTCGAACTCGTCGAACCTCTGCGCCCCGGCGAGGGGGCGTCGCTGCTCGCCCTCGTCGACCGAACGCGGACCCCGATGGGAGCGCGCCTGTTGCGACGCCGCCTGCTGCGCCCGCTCGTCGTCCGCGGCGAGATCACGGTCCGCCTCGACGCCGTGCAGGAACTCTTCGAGCGGGCGGAGGAGCGCGAGCGCATCCGGGCCGCGCTCCGCCCCATCCGCGACCTGGAGCGGCTCGCCGCCCGCGTCGCCACCGGTCGGGCGGCGCCCCGCGAACTCCTCGGCCTCGGCCTCTCGCTCGACGCGCTGCCCGGGCTGGCGGCGGCCCTCTCGCCGCTGGAGGCCGGCCGTCTCTCCGAGCTTCGCTCCGGCTTCGATCCGCTCCGGGACGTGGCGGCCCGCATCGATGAAGCCATCGACCCCGATGCCCCCCACGCCCTCAAGGACGGAGGCGTGATCCGGACCGGCTTCTCCGCCGAACTCGACGAAGTGCGCGGGGTGCGCGGCGGCGCGGTCGAATTCATCGCCGGCATGCAGGTGAGGGAGCGCGAGCGCACCGGCATCGACACGCTGAAGATCGGGTTCAACAAGGTGTTCGGGTACTATCTGGAGGTCACCCGCTCGAAGCTCGACCGCGTGCCGGAGGAGTGGACCCGTCGGCAGACGCTCACCAACGCCGAGCGATATCTCACGCCGGAACTCAAGGAGTGGGAAGCGAAGGTCCTCGGGGCCGAAGATGAGATCACCCGGCTCGAGGCGCAGCTCTTCCACACCCTGCGGGACGCCATCGCCGCCGAGGTCGGACGGATTCAGACGACCGCCGCCCTCGTCGCCGAGATCGATTTCCTCGCCTGCCTCGCCGAGGTCGCCGCCGCCGAGGACTACGTGCGGCCGAGGCTCAGCGACGACATCGTCTTCGACATCGAAGCGGGCCGGCACCCCGTCGTTGAGGCCGCCGTCGCGAGGGACACCTTCATCCCGAACGACATGCGACTGGACGAGGAGCGCCGGACCCTGATCGTCACCGGCCCGAACATGGCGGGGAAATCGACCGTCCTGCGCCAGGCGGGACTCATCGCGCTCATGGCGCACATCGGGTCCTTCGTCCCGGCTCGCCGGGCCCACCTCGGGGTATGCGACCGCGTGTTCACGCGCGTGGGCGCGAGCGACAACCTCGCGGCGGGGCAGAGCACCTTCATGGTGGAGATGACGGAGACCGCGACCATCCTGCACGGCGCCACCGAGCGCTCGCTCGTCCTCCTCGACGAGATCGGGCGTGGCACGTCGACGTACGACGGTCTCTCGATCGCGTGGGCGGTGACCGAGCGGTTGCACGAACTCGGAGCGCGCACCGTGTTCGCCACCCACTACCACGAACTTGTCGGCCTCGCGGAGTCGCTGCCGCGCGCGGCGGCGTCCAACGTCGCGGTGCGGGAGACCGGTCAGGACATCGTCTTCCTCTACCGGCTGCAGCCGGGAGGCTCCGACCGATCCTACGGAGTGCACGTCGCGCGGCTGGCCGGGCTGCCCCCCGATGTCGTGGGGCGCGCCGCCCGCATCCTCGGCGTGCTCGAGAGCGGGCCGTGGGGCGCCGGCGGCCGCGGCGCCGCGCTCGCCGAGGCCGGGATGGGGCAACTCTCCCTCTTCGAGGCCGCCGCCCCGGGCCCGGAGGGCCGCCAGGCGCCATCCGGCGCGCCCGGTGACGATGAGAGCGCGGACATCGCCGCCGCCCGCGCGGTGCTCGACAAGCTGGCCGCGCTCGAACTCGATGGGATGACGCCGCTCGAAGCTCTGAACACGCTCGCCGAGTGGAAGGCGTTCGGCGATGCCTAG
- a CDS encoding SPOR domain-containing protein: protein MTRSGRSRGGRPGIRSGRGRALAFIAGTLPWGFSVPSAAQAAQAADPVDLDHLEARIEAGRVEGAAEAIESWLATEARNAVRGDVLRARYLRARLLSDPDSARAELLSVAMDGGSRYGSRAWLRLAQLDLALDEPSRAAADLERLRSDHPGSAETVESWYWTARTFEARGLIDRACEAWQRGAVEGRRVGATEIAGLAEAASLGCAPGAPRFAIQVAAFSRRDPAEETRGRLEAAGFFSRVVEFDGLHRVRLGRFARREAAESLVRRLRDAGFEPTVIPVVS from the coding sequence ATGACGCGGAGCGGCCGGAGCCGCGGAGGGCGCCCGGGAATTCGGAGCGGCCGCGGGCGGGCGCTGGCGTTTATCGCCGGCACGCTGCCATGGGGGTTTTCCGTCCCCTCCGCCGCGCAGGCCGCGCAAGCCGCCGATCCCGTGGATCTGGACCATCTCGAGGCACGGATCGAGGCCGGGCGGGTCGAAGGCGCGGCGGAGGCGATCGAAAGCTGGCTCGCCACGGAGGCGCGGAATGCGGTTCGCGGCGACGTGCTGCGGGCGCGGTACCTTCGGGCGCGACTCCTTTCCGACCCGGACTCCGCCCGCGCGGAACTCCTCTCCGTCGCCATGGATGGCGGCTCGCGCTACGGATCCCGAGCGTGGCTGCGGCTCGCCCAACTGGACCTGGCGCTCGACGAACCCTCCCGCGCGGCGGCCGATCTCGAACGCCTGCGGTCGGACCATCCGGGGAGCGCCGAGACCGTCGAGTCCTGGTACTGGACCGCGCGGACGTTCGAGGCCCGGGGCCTGATCGATCGGGCGTGCGAGGCGTGGCAGCGGGGGGCGGTGGAGGGCCGGCGCGTCGGCGCCACGGAGATTGCGGGCCTCGCGGAGGCCGCCTCGCTCGGCTGCGCGCCGGGCGCCCCGCGCTTCGCGATACAGGTCGCCGCGTTCTCACGCCGGGATCCGGCGGAGGAGACGCGTGGGCGGCTGGAAGCGGCCGGCTTCTTCTCGCGCGTCGTCGAGTTCGACGGATTGCACCGCGTCCGGCTGGGCCGCTTCGCCCGCCGGGAAGCCGCGGAGAGCCTCGTGCGCCGACTCCGGGATGCGGGCTTCGAGCCCACCGTCATCCCCGTCGTCTCGTGA
- the holA gene encoding DNA polymerase III subunit delta — translation MSAPLDPRLSRAMGQGPPTGAWFLHGDAVRLRDEAARQLVEAAVDPATRDFNYDQFHAEDVTDEQLAATLAMPPMMAERRVVFVRDVERLGTKARAVLQRVAAAPPPDLALIVTARIPKGSRAAFYRDLRKVCRTLEWTAPRAAEIPGWIHNRARTRWKLDLSPAAAQWIAGAVGSDLSTLDAELEKLASLPADRRTDADIRDIVPRTHRIDRWSWLDLVASRDYRRALRELENVLTSERGVGLVAGLVEQHLLLGLALDAGPAGLRAALSETGRGYLSWKANAYAKQARAWTVHELDHALRALHRADRHLKSGRGDHAVLAEMLLELGRTDNVAR, via the coding sequence GTGAGCGCGCCCCTCGACCCGCGGCTCTCGCGAGCCATGGGCCAGGGTCCCCCGACCGGAGCCTGGTTCCTCCACGGAGACGCCGTCCGCCTGCGGGACGAAGCCGCGCGGCAACTCGTCGAGGCCGCCGTCGATCCCGCCACGCGCGACTTCAACTACGACCAGTTCCACGCCGAGGACGTGACGGACGAGCAGCTCGCCGCCACCCTGGCCATGCCCCCGATGATGGCCGAACGCCGCGTCGTCTTCGTGCGCGACGTCGAGCGACTGGGGACGAAGGCTCGCGCGGTCCTGCAGCGGGTCGCGGCGGCGCCTCCCCCCGACCTCGCCCTCATCGTGACGGCGCGCATCCCCAAGGGGTCGCGTGCGGCCTTCTACCGCGACCTCAGGAAGGTCTGCCGCACACTGGAGTGGACGGCGCCGCGCGCGGCGGAGATCCCCGGCTGGATCCACAACCGGGCGCGGACGCGCTGGAAGCTCGACCTCTCGCCGGCGGCGGCCCAGTGGATCGCGGGAGCCGTCGGGTCGGACCTCTCGACGCTCGATGCCGAACTCGAGAAGCTCGCTTCGCTTCCCGCCGACCGCCGGACCGACGCGGACATCCGCGACATCGTCCCCCGGACGCACCGGATCGATCGCTGGAGCTGGCTGGACCTCGTGGCCTCGCGCGACTACCGGCGCGCCTTGCGCGAGTTGGAAAACGTGCTCACATCGGAACGGGGGGTCGGGCTGGTCGCCGGACTTGTGGAACAGCACCTTCTGCTTGGTCTGGCCCTCGACGCGGGACCCGCCGGCCTGCGAGCCGCCCTGTCGGAGACCGGGCGCGGCTATCTCTCCTGGAAGGCGAACGCCTACGCGAAGCAGGCGAGGGCATGGACCGTACACGAACTCGATCACGCGCTGCGGGCGCTCCACCGCGCCGACCGGCACCTCAAGTCGGGGCGGGGAGACCACGCGGTTCTCGCCGAGATGCTCCTGGAGCTGGGGCGGACGGACAACGTCGCGAGATGA